One window of Brachionichthys hirsutus isolate HB-005 chromosome 21, CSIRO-AGI_Bhir_v1, whole genome shotgun sequence genomic DNA carries:
- the crp1 gene encoding C-reactive protein, giving the protein MACAWREEDLARGLQQGVNTVRLAVLLLGVCGWSQRPSSATRVGLADKVLVFPYETDFSFVALIPQKDMTLTAFTLCMRVATELPEERQIILFAYRTADYDELNVWRERDGRISFYMSGDGTSFYLPPLTAFRTSLCLTWESRTGLTAFWVEGKRSTYHVYKPGHSIRPKGTVILGQDPDKYLGGLEASQSFVGEVTDLNMWDWVLSRSLIRDWHCGHAVPKGNVFDWATLEYELNGNVMVVDEG; this is encoded by the exons ATGGCCTGTGCCTGGAGGGAAGAGGACCTGGCACGGGGACTCCAGCAA GGTGTAAACACGGTGAGGCTCGCTGTGCTTTTGCTTGGGGTGTGTGGCTGGTCCCAGAGACCCTCGTCAGCAACCCGAG tgggtctggcagacAAAGTCCTGGTGTTTCCCTACGAGACTGACTTCAGCTTCGTCGCCCTGATCCCCCAGAAGGACATGACCTTGACGGCCTTCACCCTCTGCATGCGTGTGGCCACTGAGCTGCCGGAGGAGCGGCAGATCATCCTGTTCGCCTACCGCACCGCCGACTACGACGAGCTCAACGTGTGGCGTGAGAGAGACGGACGCATCTCCTTCTACATGAGCGGCGACGGCACCTCCTTTTACCTGCCGCCCCTCACCGCCTTCCGCACCAGCCTGTGCCTGACCTGGGAGTCTCGCACAGGCCTCACCGCATTTTGGGTGGAGGGGAAACGCAGCACCTACCACGTCTACAAACCGGGGCATTCCATCCGCCCTAAAGGCACCGTCATCCTCGGGCAGGACCCGGACAAATACCTCGGAGGGTTAGAGGCAAGCCAGAGCTTTGTCGGGGAGGTGACCGACCTGAACATGTGGGACTGGGTGCTCTCGAGGAGCTTGATCCGGGACTGGCACTGTGGGCACGCGGTCCCCAAGGGCAACGTCTTCGACTGGGCCACCTTGGAGTACGAGCTGAACGGGAACGtgatggtggtggatgagggatGA